A window from Corynebacterium accolens encodes these proteins:
- a CDS encoding cation diffusion facilitator family transporter: protein MMLSIAAAVATIVLKSLAAWLTGSVGFFSDALESLVNLVAAIAGYCALRIAAKPADDNHHFGHGKAEYISALVEGAMIFLAAGAIIYTAVQRLFTPQPVEEGGWGLALSLLSSLFNLGVGLALIKAGKRYRSATLNADGHHLITDVWTSAGVLAGMAAVYLTGWLWLDALVALAVGINILWTGFKILRDSVSSLLSEALPQEEQDQIWDLLAELEKEKSVTFTDRRTVASGRQRMVYLTMEVPANWSVLYSHEIADDVEVALDQLFPGCSVFIHVEPAGVAHRRPLPFRQ from the coding sequence ATGATGTTGTCCATCGCCGCGGCGGTGGCGACAATTGTCCTGAAATCCTTGGCGGCGTGGCTGACGGGCTCGGTTGGTTTCTTCTCTGATGCCCTCGAATCCCTCGTGAACCTCGTGGCAGCCATCGCTGGCTATTGCGCTTTGCGCATTGCCGCTAAGCCTGCCGATGATAATCACCACTTTGGCCACGGCAAGGCGGAGTATATTTCCGCGTTGGTAGAAGGGGCGATGATCTTCCTCGCAGCAGGGGCCATCATCTACACCGCGGTCCAACGCCTTTTTACTCCCCAGCCCGTTGAAGAAGGCGGTTGGGGTTTAGCGCTGTCGCTCTTGTCCTCGTTGTTCAATCTGGGCGTCGGTCTAGCCTTGATCAAGGCGGGTAAGCGCTACCGGTCTGCGACGCTAAATGCGGATGGGCATCACCTGATTACGGATGTGTGGACCTCCGCCGGCGTCCTCGCGGGCATGGCTGCGGTGTATCTCACGGGCTGGTTGTGGCTCGATGCGCTTGTGGCCTTGGCCGTTGGCATCAATATCTTGTGGACTGGATTTAAGATTTTGCGCGATTCTGTCAGCAGCCTGCTTTCTGAGGCCCTTCCGCAAGAAGAGCAAGATCAAATTTGGGATCTTTTAGCTGAACTGGAAAAAGAAAAGTCCGTGACCTTCACGGACCGGCGCACGGTAGCCTCTGGCAGGCAAAGAATGGTCTACCTGACCATGGAGGTGCCGGCGAACTGGAGCGTTTTATACTCGCACGAGATTGCCGATGACGTCGAAGTCGCCCTTGACCAGCTTTTCCCCGGATGCAGTGTGTTTATTCACGTGGAGCCGGCCGGCGTTGCACATCGCCGCCCACTTCCATTCCGGCAATAA
- a CDS encoding dicarboxylate/amino acid:cation symporter, producing the protein MTQKVSSRPKLPSWATGFGAQVIAGLIIGLILGLIASGMDTDPDNPGWLTSLLSGVGGAYVQLLKVMVPPLIFAAVVTSVANLRKVANAASLAISTLVWFAITAFFSVLVGIVVALVLKPGAGTSVDASTAGDPSSVGSWTAFFEQLLPQNFIGLTASASDGEVTLNFGALQLLVISLAIGIAAVQTGKAADPFLHFTESFLKVIQKVLWWIIRLAPIGTAALIGKAVATYGWDALGSLGKFVLAMYVGLAIVFAVVYPAVLKFNNIPVKGFYKRIWPVTSLGFVTRSSMGVMPATQRFSERALGVPTEYASFAVPLGATTKMDGCASVYPAVAAIFVAQFYGVDLDFTQYLLIIFVSVIGSAATAGTTGATVMLTLTLSTLGLPLAGVGLLLAVEPIIDMGRTALNVTGQALCATVVAKRAGIQNQEVWDEAENGVKHIMEEDSDEEVSVKA; encoded by the coding sequence ATGACACAAAAAGTTTCCTCTCGCCCCAAGCTGCCTAGCTGGGCAACGGGGTTTGGCGCGCAAGTCATTGCGGGCCTTATCATCGGCCTTATCCTGGGACTGATTGCATCTGGAATGGATACCGATCCAGATAATCCAGGGTGGCTGACCAGCCTGCTCAGCGGAGTTGGTGGCGCCTATGTCCAACTATTGAAGGTCATGGTTCCGCCGCTCATCTTCGCCGCGGTAGTCACCTCGGTGGCCAACCTGCGCAAGGTTGCCAATGCAGCGTCACTGGCCATTTCTACGTTGGTGTGGTTCGCCATTACGGCGTTCTTCTCCGTCCTTGTGGGCATCGTCGTGGCATTAGTCTTGAAGCCCGGTGCTGGCACGAGCGTCGATGCATCCACTGCGGGGGATCCGTCTAGCGTTGGTTCGTGGACTGCCTTCTTCGAGCAGCTGCTCCCTCAAAACTTCATCGGGCTTACGGCCTCTGCTAGCGATGGCGAAGTTACCCTCAATTTCGGTGCGCTTCAGCTGCTGGTTATTTCCTTGGCCATTGGCATCGCCGCCGTACAGACCGGTAAGGCTGCCGATCCCTTCCTGCACTTTACGGAGTCCTTCCTCAAGGTCATCCAGAAGGTCCTGTGGTGGATTATCCGCCTGGCACCGATTGGTACCGCAGCGCTTATCGGTAAGGCCGTTGCTACCTACGGTTGGGACGCACTTGGCTCGCTGGGCAAGTTCGTCTTGGCAATGTATGTGGGTCTAGCCATCGTCTTCGCCGTGGTCTACCCTGCAGTGCTGAAGTTCAACAATATTCCGGTCAAGGGCTTCTACAAGCGCATCTGGCCGGTAACGTCCTTGGGCTTTGTCACCCGTTCTTCCATGGGTGTTATGCCCGCAACGCAACGCTTTAGCGAACGTGCCTTGGGCGTTCCCACCGAGTATGCGTCCTTTGCAGTGCCACTCGGCGCTACCACGAAGATGGATGGCTGCGCCTCCGTCTACCCCGCTGTTGCTGCGATCTTCGTCGCGCAATTCTACGGCGTAGACCTGGACTTCACGCAGTACCTACTCATCATCTTCGTCTCCGTCATTGGTTCCGCGGCTACCGCGGGTACCACTGGCGCGACGGTTATGCTCACGCTGACCCTGTCCACGCTGGGACTGCCGCTGGCTGGCGTCGGTTTGCTGCTGGCCGTTGAACCCATCATTGACATGGGCCGTACGGCGCTGAACGTCACGGGTCAGGCATTGTGCGCGACGGTCGTCGCCAAGCGCGCAGGCATCCAAAACCAAGAGGTGTGGGATGAAGCCGAAAACGGCGTCAAGCACATCATGGAGGAAGACTCCGACGAGGAAGTAAGCGTCAAGGCTTAA
- a CDS encoding type 1 glutamine amidotransferase domain-containing protein, translating to MAELENKTIAIIATNDFEDSELTSPLEAVQKAGATVKVLAPKAGTITGKNGTEINVDATTKDSEGETFDGIILPGGTNNADLIRLDEAAVSIVRKHMGEDRPLGAICHGGWILADAEALKGRTLTSFPSLQTDLRNAGATWVDEEVHCDQGLVSSRTPDDLPAFNAKLVEEFAEGQH from the coding sequence ATGGCTGAGCTAGAAAACAAGACGATCGCAATCATTGCTACGAATGACTTTGAAGACTCCGAGCTGACCTCTCCGCTAGAGGCTGTGCAGAAGGCCGGCGCTACCGTGAAGGTTCTGGCGCCTAAGGCTGGCACCATTACGGGCAAGAACGGTACCGAGATTAACGTTGATGCTACGACCAAGGACTCCGAGGGTGAGACCTTCGACGGCATCATCTTGCCTGGCGGCACCAATAACGCTGACCTCATCCGCCTGGATGAGGCAGCCGTTAGCATCGTGCGCAAGCACATGGGCGAGGACCGCCCCTTGGGCGCCATCTGCCACGGCGGTTGGATTCTAGCCGATGCAGAGGCCCTCAAGGGTCGCACCTTGACGTCCTTCCCGTCCCTGCAGACCGATCTCCGCAACGCAGGTGCTACCTGGGTTGATGAAGAGGTCCACTGCGATCAGGGCTTGGTCTCCTCCCGTACCCCGGATGACCTGCCTGCATTCAACGCGAAGTTGGTTGAAGAGTTCGCCGAGGGCCAGCACTAA
- the pcp gene encoding pyroglutamyl-peptidase I, producing the protein MKILVTAFDAFGGEEINPTERALDKLPDEIGGAQIIKHPVPTVFGEALKQAIAVAEEEDVDAVVCLGQAAGRGHITPERVGINLADASIPDNAGNQPSDESVVEGGPAAYFSTLPVKAMVTAIQEAEIPARVSTTAGTFVCNHLLYGLLHHFKDMQVKVGFIHVPFIKEQAKEHSPMLELTEVVQGVERAIGAVAKNA; encoded by the coding sequence ATGAAGATTCTGGTAACTGCTTTTGATGCCTTTGGTGGCGAAGAAATTAACCCTACGGAACGCGCGCTGGATAAGCTGCCGGACGAAATTGGCGGAGCGCAGATTATTAAGCACCCTGTGCCAACAGTGTTCGGTGAAGCACTGAAGCAGGCGATTGCTGTGGCCGAGGAAGAAGACGTGGACGCGGTGGTCTGCCTGGGGCAAGCCGCTGGGCGCGGCCATATCACTCCGGAACGAGTAGGTATCAACTTGGCGGATGCCTCCATTCCGGATAATGCTGGTAACCAGCCCAGCGATGAGTCAGTGGTTGAAGGTGGCCCTGCCGCGTACTTTTCTACCCTGCCGGTTAAGGCAATGGTCACAGCGATTCAGGAGGCGGAGATTCCGGCACGGGTCTCGACTACCGCGGGAACATTCGTCTGCAACCATCTGCTCTACGGCCTGTTGCACCATTTCAAAGATATGCAGGTAAAGGTAGGCTTTATCCACGTGCCGTTTATTAAGGAACAGGCTAAAGAACACAGCCCGATGCTGGAGCTTACGGAGGTCGTTCAGGGCGTGGAGCGCGCGATTGGCGCAGTGGCGAAAAACGCTTAG